The Candidatus Phaeomarinobacter ectocarpi genome includes a region encoding these proteins:
- a CDS encoding ethanolamine ammonia-lyase subunit EutB: MTLYRHVIGGTVYQFDGLRDLLAKASPHRSGDVLAGVAARSEAERAAACYALADVPLSAFIDHHLVSYEDDDVTRLIVDGHDPAAFEPVRSLTVGGFRDWLLGDEATAATLSSVAPGLMPEMVAAVSKLMRNQDLIAVARKCRVLTGFRSTMGGTGRLGVRLQPNHPTDNPKGIAASILDGLMYGCGDALIGINPATDSVDAMVRLLHLIDDVRTRFDIPTQSCVLSHVTTALEAMKMGAPVDLVFQSIAGTQAANESFGITLDMLAEANATARSLGRGTVGDNVMYFETGQGAALSADAHHGIDQQTVEARAYAVARKFEPFLTNTVVGFIGPEYLYDGKQIVRAGLEDHFCGKLLGVPMGVDVCYTNHAEADQNDMDGLLTLLGVAGCTFIMGVPGADDIMLSYQSTSFHDALYVRDVLGLKPAPEFEAWLKSMEIMDGQGRVRPQLTGQSGATKLLGFEEQAR, from the coding sequence TTGACGCTTTATCGGCATGTCATCGGCGGCACGGTCTATCAGTTTGATGGGCTGAGGGACCTGCTTGCCAAGGCCAGTCCGCATCGATCCGGTGATGTGCTGGCGGGCGTCGCTGCCCGGAGTGAAGCTGAGCGGGCTGCCGCGTGTTATGCACTTGCCGATGTTCCGCTTTCAGCGTTTATCGACCATCACCTGGTTTCCTATGAAGATGATGACGTCACGCGGCTGATTGTCGACGGTCACGACCCTGCGGCATTTGAGCCGGTGCGCAGCCTGACAGTTGGCGGGTTCCGGGACTGGCTGCTGGGCGACGAGGCGACGGCTGCAACCCTTTCATCCGTGGCGCCGGGCCTGATGCCCGAAATGGTGGCTGCGGTCTCAAAGCTCATGCGCAATCAGGACCTGATTGCCGTGGCGCGCAAGTGCCGTGTGCTCACCGGCTTCCGCTCGACGATGGGGGGCACGGGGCGGCTGGGGGTACGGCTCCAGCCCAATCACCCCACTGATAATCCCAAGGGGATCGCGGCATCAATCCTGGACGGCCTGATGTATGGGTGCGGCGATGCCTTGATCGGCATTAATCCGGCCACGGACAGTGTGGATGCCATGGTGCGTCTGCTGCATTTGATTGATGACGTCCGCACCCGGTTTGATATCCCGACGCAATCCTGTGTGCTTTCTCATGTGACAACCGCGCTTGAGGCCATGAAGATGGGTGCGCCGGTTGACCTGGTATTCCAGTCGATTGCGGGGACCCAGGCTGCTAACGAAAGTTTCGGCATTACGCTCGATATGCTTGCCGAAGCCAACGCGACCGCGCGATCCCTGGGGCGCGGGACAGTGGGTGACAATGTGATGTATTTCGAGACGGGGCAGGGCGCGGCCCTGTCAGCAGACGCCCATCATGGCATTGATCAGCAGACGGTTGAGGCGCGAGCCTACGCGGTGGCGCGGAAGTTTGAACCGTTTCTGACCAATACGGTCGTGGGCTTCATCGGGCCGGAATATTTGTATGACGGCAAACAGATTGTGCGCGCCGGTCTCGAAGACCATTTCTGCGGCAAGCTGCTCGGTGTGCCCATGGGTGTGGACGTCTGCTACACCAACCATGCGGAAGCCGACCAGAATGATATGGATGGTTTGCTGACCCTGCTGGGCGTTGCAGGCTGTACCTTCATCATGGGTGTGCCTGGCGCAGACGACATCATGCTCAGCTATCAGTCGACTTCGTTTCATGATGCGCTTTATGTGCGCGATGTGCTGGGTCTTAAGCCTGCACCGGAATTTGAAGCATGGCTGAAATCTATGGAGATCATGGATGGGCAGGGCCGTGTGCGTCCGCAGCTTACAGGTCAGTCCGGTGCCACGAAATTGTTGGGTTTTGAGGAGCAAGCGCGATGA
- a CDS encoding NADPH-dependent 2,4-dienoyl-CoA reductase: MSAATQAAPGEKQFSRLFSPLDLGHTKIKNRALMGSMHTGLEEAEDGFERMAAYYAERAAGGVGMIITGGISPNEEGGLGAKLATAEEAAQHKIITDAVHAADPDVKICMQILHSGPLSPHEGCVAPSPVRSRIARFVPNELDDAGIEKQLSDFANCAARAQEAGYDGVEIIGSAGYLLSTFLVEKTNLRTDQWGGSYENRMRFPLEVVRRIREAVGENFIVIFRIAAMDMLQGGMSWDEIVTLAKRLEELGVNIISTHFTWHESAVPTIATMVPRAAFASVTGRLRKEVNIPCITSNRINMPDVAEQVLADGHADIVSMARPMLADADLVRKAREGRVDEINTCIGCNQACLDHTFGGNQEVSCLVNPRACHETKLTYLPAKEKKKIAVIGAGPAGLAYADVAAQRGHDVTLYDSASEIGGQFNLAKRIPGKEEFYETLRYYGRMIEKYGIDLRLNTRVSAGMLQNEGYDDVIIATGIKPRTPDMPGIDHPKAIGYIDAITGKKPVGKNVAIMGAGGIGFDVAELITHEGKSSALDIDLFAREWGVDFKNHPRGGVTGVEPVVAKSDRTVYLMQRKTTGVGKGLGKTTGWTHRLTLHRRGVQMMNGVEYIRLDDDGLHVLIGNEPHSLDVDTVIVCAGQEPLRDLYDELKDAGVNASLVGGAYEASELDAKRAINQACYQAAAV, translated from the coding sequence ATGTCCGCCGCCACCCAAGCCGCACCAGGCGAGAAGCAATTCTCGCGCCTCTTCTCACCCCTTGATCTTGGCCACACCAAAATCAAGAACCGCGCCCTCATGGGCTCCATGCACACCGGCCTGGAAGAAGCAGAAGACGGTTTTGAGCGCATGGCCGCCTACTACGCCGAGCGTGCAGCCGGCGGCGTCGGCATGATCATCACCGGCGGCATCTCCCCCAATGAAGAAGGCGGCCTTGGCGCCAAGCTTGCGACCGCCGAAGAAGCAGCCCAGCACAAGATCATTACAGACGCCGTGCACGCGGCAGACCCGGACGTGAAAATCTGCATGCAGATCCTTCACTCAGGGCCGCTCTCGCCCCACGAAGGCTGTGTTGCGCCCTCGCCTGTGCGGTCCCGCATCGCCCGCTTCGTGCCCAACGAACTGGACGACGCAGGTATCGAAAAGCAGCTGTCGGATTTCGCCAATTGCGCCGCCCGCGCTCAGGAAGCGGGCTATGACGGCGTGGAAATCATTGGGTCGGCTGGCTACCTGCTCAGCACGTTCCTTGTTGAAAAGACCAATTTGCGCACCGACCAATGGGGCGGCTCTTACGAGAACCGCATGCGCTTCCCGCTCGAGGTTGTCCGCCGCATCCGTGAAGCTGTTGGCGAAAACTTCATCGTCATCTTCCGCATTGCCGCCATGGACATGCTGCAGGGCGGCATGTCGTGGGACGAGATCGTGACGCTTGCCAAGCGTCTTGAAGAGTTGGGCGTCAACATCATCAGCACCCACTTCACCTGGCACGAGTCAGCCGTACCGACCATCGCCACCATGGTGCCGCGGGCAGCCTTTGCCAGCGTCACGGGGCGCCTGCGCAAAGAGGTCAACATCCCCTGCATCACCAGCAACCGCATCAACATGCCGGACGTTGCCGAGCAGGTGCTGGCAGACGGCCACGCGGATATTGTCTCCATGGCGCGCCCGATGCTTGCGGACGCCGATCTTGTGCGCAAAGCCCGCGAAGGCCGTGTCGATGAGATCAACACCTGCATTGGATGTAACCAGGCCTGCCTCGACCACACTTTCGGCGGCAACCAGGAAGTCAGTTGCCTGGTCAACCCGCGCGCCTGCCACGAAACCAAGCTGACCTACTTGCCCGCGAAAGAGAAAAAGAAGATCGCCGTCATTGGCGCTGGTCCTGCTGGTCTCGCCTATGCGGACGTGGCTGCCCAGCGCGGCCATGACGTCACGCTGTATGATTCAGCTTCTGAGATCGGCGGCCAGTTCAATCTCGCCAAGCGCATTCCCGGCAAAGAAGAGTTTTACGAAACGCTCCGCTACTACGGTCGGATGATTGAAAAATACGGCATTGACCTGCGCCTCAACACCCGCGTCTCCGCAGGCATGCTGCAGAACGAAGGCTATGACGATGTCATCATCGCCACCGGCATCAAACCGCGCACCCCGGACATGCCCGGCATCGATCACCCCAAAGCCATCGGTTACATCGACGCCATTACCGGCAAAAAACCTGTCGGCAAGAATGTCGCCATCATGGGCGCCGGCGGCATTGGATTTGACGTCGCGGAACTCATCACCCACGAAGGCAAGTCGTCTGCCCTTGATATTGATCTGTTCGCCAGGGAATGGGGCGTTGATTTCAAGAACCATCCCCGTGGTGGCGTGACGGGCGTAGAGCCTGTCGTCGCGAAGTCCGACCGCACGGTCTATCTCATGCAGCGCAAGACAACGGGCGTCGGCAAGGGTCTTGGCAAGACCACCGGCTGGACCCATCGCCTCACGCTGCACCGTCGTGGCGTGCAGATGATGAACGGCGTGGAGTACATTCGTCTCGATGATGACGGTCTGCATGTCCTCATCGGCAATGAACCACACTCGCTGGACGTTGACACTGTCATCGTCTGCGCTGGTCAGGAGCCGCTGCGTGACCTCTATGATGAATTGAAGGACGCAGGCGTGAATGCGTCCCTGGTCGGCGGTGCCTATGAGGCATCCGAACTCGACGCCAAACGCGCCATCAATCAGGCGTGCTATCAGGCTGCTGCTGTCTGA
- a CDS encoding peroxiredoxin-like family protein, translating to MSLQTLLEETRAGASKRIPEEALAVMRAADEELVAKGVGQNALKVGDTLPDATFTSATGDTVQMSNLLANGPLIINFYRGGWCPYCNFELKAYQDILGDITALGAQLVAVTPEKPDNSLSTTEKNALTFPVLTDNENAFAKALGIAFELPKPLQELYGKFGMDLPGLNAGSGWSLPIPATFVVDANGKIVLADVDVNYTRRLEPSDALTALKASVAA from the coding sequence ATGTCCCTGCAAACCCTACTGGAAGAAACCCGCGCCGGTGCGTCCAAACGCATTCCTGAAGAAGCATTGGCCGTCATGCGCGCCGCCGACGAGGAACTGGTCGCAAAGGGTGTTGGACAGAACGCGTTGAAGGTGGGTGACACCTTGCCTGACGCAACCTTTACCAGCGCTACCGGCGACACGGTGCAGATGTCGAATCTCCTCGCCAATGGCCCGCTGATCATCAATTTCTATCGTGGCGGCTGGTGCCCCTACTGCAATTTCGAGCTCAAGGCCTACCAGGACATTCTGGGCGACATCACCGCCCTGGGCGCACAGCTTGTGGCTGTGACCCCGGAAAAACCCGACAACTCGCTCTCCACCACCGAGAAGAACGCGCTGACATTCCCGGTTCTGACGGACAATGAAAACGCATTCGCCAAAGCACTGGGCATCGCGTTCGAGCTACCGAAACCGTTGCAGGAGCTTTATGGCAAGTTCGGCATGGACCTGCCCGGTCTCAATGCCGGCTCCGGCTGGTCGTTGCCCATCCCGGCCACCTTCGTGGTCGATGCCAATGGCAAAATTGTTCTGGCGGATGTGGATGTGAATTACACGCGCCGCCTCGAACCATCGGATGCGCTTACAGCCCTCAAGGCCAGCGTCGCAGCCTAG
- a CDS encoding cytochrome P450: protein MIDPNIPDDIAITVVDPRSYADGNAIDEAFAKLRKDTPLGVAGPQGFEPFWVVTKHKDIVEVERNNEVFHNGDKSTTLVDANTDTAVREMMGGSPHLIRSLVQMDNPDHKNYRGITAANFMPQELKALEVQVRKIAKSFVDHMEELGRKNDGRCDFAKDVAFLYPLHVIMELLGVPQSDEPKMLKLTQELFGAADPELNRTGKERDDPKEALAALSGTVAEFVEYFTAVTEDRRKTPRADIASVIANGKVNGEAIGIFEAMGYYIIVATAGHDTTSGTTAGTMWELAKDRQKFLQVKNDPKLIPLLVEESIRWVTPVKHFMRSATQDTVLGGQEIKKGDWMMLCYQSGNRDEDVFDDPFEFKVNRQPNRHIAFGHGAHVCLGQHLARMEMRALWEELLPRLDSVELDGEPTRMLANFVCGPKSVPIKFKMS, encoded by the coding sequence ATGATCGATCCAAATATTCCCGATGACATTGCCATCACGGTCGTGGACCCCCGTTCCTACGCTGACGGGAACGCGATTGATGAGGCATTTGCAAAGCTGCGTAAGGACACACCTCTTGGTGTTGCAGGGCCACAGGGCTTTGAGCCGTTCTGGGTCGTGACAAAACACAAGGACATTGTGGAAGTCGAACGCAACAACGAGGTCTTCCACAACGGCGATAAGTCCACGACGCTGGTAGATGCAAACACCGATACTGCCGTGCGTGAAATGATGGGCGGGTCGCCGCACCTGATCCGCTCCCTGGTTCAGATGGACAACCCGGACCACAAAAATTATCGCGGCATCACGGCGGCCAATTTCATGCCCCAGGAGCTCAAGGCTCTTGAAGTCCAGGTCCGCAAGATTGCAAAAAGCTTTGTGGACCACATGGAAGAACTCGGCCGCAAGAACGATGGCCGGTGCGACTTCGCGAAAGACGTCGCCTTCCTTTATCCGCTCCATGTCATCATGGAACTGCTGGGCGTCCCGCAATCCGATGAACCCAAGATGCTGAAGCTCACCCAGGAGTTGTTTGGTGCGGCAGACCCCGAACTCAACCGCACCGGCAAGGAGCGCGACGACCCGAAGGAAGCACTGGCCGCCCTGTCTGGCACCGTTGCCGAATTCGTCGAGTACTTCACTGCGGTAACCGAAGATCGCCGCAAGACACCGCGTGCGGACATTGCCAGTGTGATTGCCAATGGCAAGGTCAATGGCGAGGCAATCGGCATCTTTGAAGCCATGGGCTACTACATCATCGTTGCCACCGCAGGCCATGACACCACGTCCGGCACCACTGCTGGCACCATGTGGGAACTTGCCAAGGACCGGCAGAAATTCCTGCAGGTCAAGAATGACCCCAAGCTCATCCCGCTCCTCGTTGAAGAATCCATCCGCTGGGTGACACCCGTAAAGCACTTCATGCGCTCCGCCACCCAGGACACGGTTCTTGGTGGTCAGGAGATCAAGAAGGGTGACTGGATGATGCTTTGTTATCAGTCCGGCAATCGTGACGAAGACGTTTTCGACGATCCGTTTGAATTCAAGGTCAACCGTCAGCCCAACCGCCACATCGCTTTTGGCCATGGCGCCCATGTCTGCCTGGGTCAGCATCTGGCTCGCATGGAAATGCGTGCCCTGTGGGAAGAGCTGCTGCCACGTCTCGACAGCGTTGAACTGGATGGAGAACCCACCCGCATGCTGGCCAACTTTGTGTGCGGACCTAAATCTGTCCCCATCAAGTTCAAGATGAGCTAA
- a CDS encoding universal stress protein, protein MTQVTGENGFQRVLVICTDADNHTGLKHAAMMCDAAKRDGRQPPIIEVLSVVEPQPGEDFIQALGGASLDRLEDMRRDDRRGHVAQALLDVGLPDTTAVTIVSGKEFVEVVRRSLEVDADLVIKPAAQVNGLHAHIFGSTDLHLLRKCPCPVWVVRPFRDAGPDDRDGPKPSATPLVVAAVDFDRDADATGDTSQDALNGSIVAAAVSIAHASGAGLIFVHAWQAPAEGLLQRAAPGVSSSELAQYVREVERWHHAALDTFVGAARRDAGTKVSHMSSALLQGDADEAIARYVNERRPIALVMGTIGRTGIPGVIIGNTAEDILIAIDGSVLAVKPPGFESPLHLD, encoded by the coding sequence ATGACACAGGTAACGGGTGAAAATGGTTTTCAGCGTGTTCTCGTCATCTGCACAGATGCTGATAATCATACCGGGCTGAAGCATGCCGCCATGATGTGTGATGCGGCCAAGCGCGATGGTCGCCAGCCGCCGATCATTGAGGTGCTGTCAGTTGTCGAGCCTCAGCCGGGAGAAGACTTTATCCAGGCGTTGGGTGGCGCTTCTTTGGACCGGCTGGAAGACATGAGGCGAGATGACCGGCGTGGTCATGTGGCGCAGGCTTTGCTCGATGTGGGGTTGCCAGACACCACAGCTGTGACGATTGTGTCCGGGAAGGAGTTTGTGGAAGTCGTCCGGCGCAGTCTTGAAGTCGATGCTGATCTGGTGATCAAGCCTGCCGCGCAGGTGAACGGGCTTCACGCTCATATATTTGGCAGTACGGACCTGCACCTGCTGCGCAAATGCCCGTGCCCCGTATGGGTGGTGCGGCCATTTCGGGATGCTGGTCCTGATGATCGAGACGGGCCCAAGCCCTCGGCGACGCCGCTTGTGGTGGCTGCCGTGGATTTCGACCGTGATGCGGACGCTACGGGAGATACATCTCAGGATGCACTCAATGGTTCAATTGTTGCGGCTGCCGTGTCGATTGCCCATGCAAGTGGCGCGGGGTTGATATTCGTTCACGCCTGGCAGGCGCCTGCTGAGGGTTTGCTGCAACGTGCGGCACCGGGTGTGTCCTCTAGCGAGCTGGCGCAGTATGTCCGCGAGGTCGAGCGCTGGCATCATGCCGCCCTCGACACGTTTGTGGGCGCCGCACGTCGCGACGCGGGTACGAAGGTTTCGCACATGTCTTCGGCTCTGCTTCAGGGTGATGCCGATGAAGCCATTGCCCGGTACGTAAACGAGCGCCGCCCTATTGCGCTGGTCATGGGGACGATCGGACGTACGGGCATCCCCGGTGTCATCATTGGCAATACCGCCGAGGACATTCTGATTGCCATTGACGGATCAGTGCTGGCGGTGAAGCCACCCGGGTTTGAAAGTCCGCTTCACCTTGACTGA
- a CDS encoding cation:proton antiporter, translating into MAEIVSGYVFYEVATLLVLAAGVGFVGLLLRQPLIVSFIAVGVLAGPSVLNVAQSDEYIDLLAELGIAILLFLVGLKLDLKLVRTLGPVALVTGLGQVAFTSAFGFLIALALGFDWVTSAYVGVALTFSSTIIIVKLLSDKREIDSLHGRIALGFLIVQDLVVVLAMIVLSAIGQGQASAEAEGGGFAGAALVFVYGAALVGLVLLFVRYVATPLVTRMAAAPELLIAFAIGWAALLAAVGHYLGFGKELGGLLAGVSLASTPFREAIAARLAALRDFLLLFFFISLGAALDMTVLGESVGAALVFSLFVLIGNPLIVLVIMITMGYRARTGFLAGLTVAQISEFSLIFMAMGMTLGHVSQEGLGLVTLVGLITIAASTYMITYSHWLHDRLAPVLQRLDLRRKDHHASRLDDEDENRSAAGPEVLVFGLGRYGGAVAQRLEKRGMCVLGVDFNPAAIRLWRREGLDVIYGDATDPEFIMHLPLRSVQHAVAAMPEHAAAIATGDPRAMLATGLRDAGYQGQIAAVCHHGDENGVLKAAGVSLVLEPFQDAAERATDLILGGPQAPRIEVMDPLEQEQIEDSDEDIRERAV; encoded by the coding sequence ATGGCAGAAATTGTTTCGGGCTACGTCTTCTATGAAGTTGCGACACTTCTGGTGCTTGCGGCGGGTGTCGGTTTTGTTGGCCTGCTGCTGCGCCAGCCTTTGATCGTCAGCTTCATTGCCGTTGGTGTCCTGGCGGGCCCTTCGGTGCTCAATGTTGCCCAGTCAGATGAATATATTGATCTGCTGGCAGAACTTGGCATCGCCATCCTGCTCTTTCTGGTCGGGCTGAAGCTTGATCTCAAACTTGTTCGGACCCTGGGACCCGTGGCGCTTGTCACCGGGCTGGGGCAGGTCGCGTTTACTTCGGCCTTCGGCTTCCTGATTGCCCTGGCCTTGGGATTTGACTGGGTGACGTCAGCCTATGTCGGGGTTGCCCTGACGTTTTCCTCGACGATCATCATCGTCAAGCTGCTGTCAGACAAACGCGAGATCGACTCTCTTCACGGGCGGATCGCTTTAGGCTTTCTGATCGTCCAGGACCTGGTGGTTGTGCTGGCGATGATTGTGCTGTCTGCCATCGGGCAGGGGCAGGCAAGTGCCGAAGCGGAGGGGGGAGGTTTTGCCGGCGCGGCGCTGGTCTTTGTCTATGGTGCTGCGCTTGTCGGTCTGGTGCTTCTATTTGTGCGGTATGTGGCAACGCCGCTTGTCACACGTATGGCAGCAGCGCCCGAGTTGCTCATTGCCTTTGCAATCGGCTGGGCCGCATTGCTGGCGGCGGTTGGGCATTATCTGGGATTTGGCAAGGAGCTGGGAGGCCTACTCGCAGGCGTGTCTCTGGCCTCCACGCCGTTCCGTGAAGCCATTGCTGCGCGGCTTGCGGCTCTGCGTGATTTTCTGCTGCTGTTTTTCTTTATCTCGCTTGGCGCGGCTTTGGACATGACCGTCCTGGGCGAAAGTGTCGGGGCGGCACTTGTCTTCTCGCTCTTCGTGCTTATCGGCAATCCGCTGATCGTTCTGGTGATCATGATCACCATGGGCTACCGAGCCCGCACCGGCTTTCTGGCTGGATTGACAGTCGCGCAGATCTCGGAGTTTTCGCTCATCTTCATGGCGATGGGCATGACGCTTGGCCATGTCTCACAGGAGGGGCTTGGGCTTGTCACCCTTGTGGGGCTGATCACCATCGCGGCGTCCACCTACATGATTACCTATTCGCACTGGTTGCATGACCGACTGGCACCGGTGCTGCAAAGGCTTGATCTCAGACGCAAAGATCATCACGCGAGTCGCCTGGATGACGAGGATGAAAATCGCTCGGCAGCGGGGCCCGAGGTTCTTGTTTTTGGCCTGGGGCGGTATGGCGGCGCGGTTGCGCAGCGGCTGGAGAAACGGGGCATGTGTGTTCTTGGTGTCGATTTCAACCCGGCCGCCATCCGCCTGTGGCGCCGCGAAGGGCTGGACGTGATCTACGGGGACGCGACCGACCCTGAATTCATCATGCACCTGCCGCTGCGCTCTGTTCAGCATGCTGTTGCGGCGATGCCGGAACATGCCGCTGCAATCGCGACGGGAGACCCGCGTGCCATGCTTGCGACGGGTCTTCGGGATGCCGGTTATCAAGGTCAGATCGCAGCGGTTTGTCATCATGGTGATGAGAACGGCGTCCTCAAGGCAGCCGGTGTGTCGCTCGTGCTTGAGCCTTTTCAGGACGCCGCCGAGCGCGCCACAGACCTGATCCTTGGCGGGCCGCAGGCGCCTCGTATTGAGGTGATGGACCCACTTGAGCAGGAACAAATTGAAGATAGCGATGAAGACATTAGGGAGCGAGCTGTATGA
- the eutC gene encoding ethanolamine ammonia-lyase subunit EutC, with product MTAPDRWHFLRQHTDARIALGRSGNALPTDEVLAFQLAHAQARDAVHGSMDVDVLRRQLVDAGVSLSVELVASRAPDRAAFLQRPDLGRLLDADATLSAGDRCDVVFVLGDGLSARAVMENGVATLAATLAHLDGWDVGPIVIAQQARVALADPIGEALGAQLAVMLIGERPGLSAADSLGAYLTYGPRVGRQNADRNCVSNIRDKGLAPEDAGHKIAYLLGRARELSLTGVALKDDAPLQIANEKPTDS from the coding sequence ATGACGGCTCCTGACCGCTGGCATTTTTTACGTCAACACACCGATGCGCGCATTGCGCTTGGCCGAAGCGGCAATGCCTTGCCGACGGATGAGGTGCTGGCATTTCAGCTTGCTCATGCGCAGGCGCGAGACGCGGTGCATGGGAGCATGGATGTCGATGTCCTGAGGCGTCAGCTGGTAGATGCGGGTGTCTCGCTGTCGGTTGAGTTGGTCGCCTCGCGGGCGCCCGATCGCGCCGCGTTTTTGCAGCGTCCGGACCTGGGGCGTCTGTTGGATGCAGACGCAACTCTGTCTGCTGGTGACAGATGTGACGTTGTGTTTGTCCTTGGGGATGGTCTGTCAGCCCGCGCGGTCATGGAGAATGGTGTGGCAACACTGGCAGCCACTCTCGCGCACCTTGATGGTTGGGACGTTGGCCCGATTGTTATTGCGCAGCAGGCCCGCGTTGCCCTGGCAGACCCGATTGGTGAGGCGCTGGGTGCACAACTTGCGGTGATGTTGATCGGCGAACGTCCCGGGCTGTCAGCTGCAGATAGTCTTGGGGCGTATCTCACCTATGGCCCGCGGGTTGGTCGACAGAATGCAGATCGCAACTGTGTCTCCAACATTCGGGACAAGGGTCTGGCGCCGGAAGATGCCGGTCACAAGATTGCCTATCTGCTTGGTCGGGCGCGGGAATTGAGTCTGACGGGCGTCGCCCTGAAAGACGACGCCCCCTTACAGATTGCGAATGAAAAGCCGACTGACAGCTAG
- the rodA gene encoding rod shape-determining protein RodA, whose protein sequence is MVMEAISRSGRMSLVDKLYEINWVFMLLITAIAAVGFAMLYSAADGSFDPWASRQMIRFAMGMAILLVFALIDPRIWLQLAYPAYAFALLLLIAVEVAGTTGMGATRWINLGFIQLQPSELMKITLALALARYYHVLEQDRVSHPLYLLPALAFIALPVALVLRQPDLGTALLLSVVGISIIFMAGLSWRYIIAAGAAALAAIPIVWEFLHPYQKERVFTFLDPSRDPLGAGYHTTQAKIALGSGSVWGKGFMEGTQSHLNFLPEKQTDFIFVMLSEEMGLMGGLALMGLYAAVLGFALTVAIGIRHQFGRLLVAALAVNFFLYVFINVAMVMGLIPIVGVPLPLVSYGGSAMLVILAGFGLLMSIYVHRGEELPRGGGII, encoded by the coding sequence ATGGTTATGGAGGCCATATCACGCTCCGGCCGCATGAGCCTTGTGGACAAGCTCTACGAGATCAATTGGGTGTTCATGCTGCTCATCACGGCTATCGCTGCGGTCGGATTTGCGATGCTGTATTCGGCCGCCGACGGCAGTTTTGACCCGTGGGCCTCACGGCAGATGATCCGCTTTGCCATGGGCATGGCGATTTTGCTTGTGTTTGCGCTGATCGACCCGCGCATATGGTTGCAGCTTGCTTATCCTGCTTACGCCTTCGCTCTGTTGTTGCTGATTGCCGTCGAGGTTGCGGGCACCACAGGTATGGGAGCGACGCGCTGGATCAATCTTGGCTTCATTCAGCTGCAGCCGTCAGAGCTTATGAAAATTACGCTGGCCCTGGCATTGGCGCGCTACTATCACGTGCTGGAACAGGACCGGGTCTCCCATCCGCTGTATCTGTTGCCAGCGCTGGCGTTCATCGCCTTGCCGGTGGCACTGGTCCTGCGTCAGCCGGATCTTGGTACGGCGCTGCTGCTGTCCGTCGTGGGCATCTCCATCATCTTCATGGCCGGTCTGTCCTGGCGCTACATTATTGCAGCGGGTGCTGCTGCCCTGGCTGCCATTCCCATCGTCTGGGAATTTTTGCATCCCTATCAAAAGGAACGGGTGTTTACGTTCCTTGATCCATCGAGGGATCCGCTGGGCGCCGGCTATCACACGACCCAGGCCAAGATTGCGCTGGGCTCGGGCAGTGTGTGGGGCAAGGGCTTCATGGAAGGCACCCAGAGCCATTTGAACTTCCTGCCGGAAAAACAGACCGACTTTATTTTCGTGATGCTGTCTGAGGAAATGGGGCTGATGGGGGGGCTTGCTCTCATGGGGCTGTATGCGGCGGTGCTTGGCTTTGCATTGACGGTTGCCATCGGCATTCGTCATCAGTTCGGCCGGCTGTTGGTGGCGGCTCTGGCCGTCAATTTCTTCCTCTATGTCTTCATCAATGTCGCCATGGTGATGGGGCTGATCCCGATTGTGGGTGTGCCCCTTCCGCTGGTGTCCTATGGCGGGTCGGCCATGCTGGTCATTCTGGCCGGGTTTGGCCTTTTGATGAGTATCTATGTGCATCGGGGCGAGGAATTGCCGCGCGGTGGCGGCATCATCTAG